Within Anolis sagrei isolate rAnoSag1 chromosome X, rAnoSag1.mat, whole genome shotgun sequence, the genomic segment GGACTATGACTCTCATAGGTTCGAATCCCCGTTCAAACCATGAATCCTACTAGGTGACCCTGGGCAAAACACAGTctgagcctcaaaggaaggcaatggcaaatctctcctgattaaatcttgccaggaaaggcCCCAGTcggttcatcttagggtcaccattgaagccacacaacaacaacaccactttgTGTCTGCCAGACTCGTGCCAGAGCCTAGCTGTACTGTGGAATGAGGGATAAGGCTTTTAGATTTTCTTGACCATCAGCAACTTCACCACTATTGCAAAAGGTAGGGTGTTTTCTAAAATATCAGGGCAGATTTGGTTGGAAATAGCatccttccaagcctccactaactgtttgtaaatgtgtataattgttaacctatattgtacgtacattttggtttgccggtttgactgtacctctttggtacagtcagacacaggactccatttttgttatacagtatgcttttagacctcaatgacggtggatgcagtttgtctcctttcagacttcagtgagtacagttatacagtttggtctatatctatatgcttaaagacagTGGACTATGGACTAGTGTACTGAATATATACAagttgtttatgagtaaacaagatacgttatttttcaaagaaggatTTGTTCTTGTCTCTGAGTGCTTATTTTAACTACTGTATATTCcgacatataagacgactgggcgtataagacaacccccaacttttccagttaaaatatagagtttgggatatacccgccgtataagactacccctcttccaaacgCACACGAAATaaatttttttaaagtgtcacatttaatttcaatatggtaattttcctattactgttactccttctctgcctctcagatctcacacatgcgcacctgcagcGCTTcgctgcagtcttcaggagtgagatctgagaggcagaggaggaggtacggtaataggatacaagggcgggccagacaggtaaaagttgtgtttttctgcacccagagccactctatctcttttttccataccctgggcgccctggatgcctgcagcttgctccgcccttcacttacaccttcctggtgaggcgccccttcacctcaccacattaagtccacggaTCCTGATGAATGggttttcttctaccatacttgtacagtgttgcccttaatgctttcatacagtcgctgcatatgtcagggatgtggccactgccatttttgagctccccccacaatatgcagcaaccacagattctccaatccggattagaagtttcagcacctgctctataagacgactcccaacgtataagactactcccgcatataagacgactctcatgcataaggctactcaggtgtataagacgactccagtgtataagacaacccccgtgtataagactactcctgtgtataagacgacccctcaCTTTTGAgaagtcttatacgccagaatatacgaggtttcaagggagtgtatatcttttgggcaactgcaattacaattaaaactgcaatttcaacttcaaagaagcagccatcctctgctaacccaatatatttttgtagtggcgtgtctttatccttggcagtttaaagacatggttcttcagtttaacagttgagatacctgtgtgccattacatgaatgcttatgaatatcacttgttcaaagcattgacttctaacaaggtcatgcttttcttgactagagTTTTCAAAAGGTGATCtcaagattcacatttgccaaacgaaTATGACataatttttaccttttcaataaggttatggtgcacttatttccaataggatatggaatttccaatagattcctctgcttttgggaatttttaaaaacttcttaTAGTGCAATCGGTGAACTGTGAACGGCACATTGTTCAAGGTTTCCCATTTAGATTCCCTTGATGCAACCCCATAGATGGTGCCACTGTGGCTACTTAAAAAGTCATTATTCATACCCATTTTACCATTCAACCTCTTCAATATCATCTTCGTTTCCATACATTCTACAGCAACAAATGGTCACGCTTCAATCCTCTTGCAAAACCAGTGATGATGCGCTTTTGGTTCCTGTCAGTTTCCACTTGCATGACTTTTAGAAGAGAGAACATGATGGTTTTACACATTTATTTTGCGGACTTCCGTGAGAGAGGGCAAGAGAAAAgacctccccaaaccccacctgcAGGGGAATAAAAACTGGCTGGGCCTCTGTTGTTAAGAAGGTCATTTCTCCGGCGCAGCCGCCTTTTTCCAAGTCGGGAGGAAGTGGTACTTTTGGGCCACTTCCTGTCCTGTGTCTCCAGCTGAGCGCCGAATGGGATGAACCGCCTGCACTTTGTCTGTGGACTCGGCCTGTTTATCACACAAAGAAACAtgagaaaataaaaaatgtacaAGAGGGAAAAATGTTAGGGCATGTAAAAATCATTTGGTGAGAGTgtgaactgaaaatgcaaagcacgaagagactagctgagcctgggagttttggcaacagttacatttttaggcttgagctgtgcaggagCTAGCAAAGCAGAGAGACAGTttgagttcttgcttcatgagctgcaggaagatcttccacatggacacctaaagaccatttgaatctctctcaaaaggacattgtgtgacacaatgcaactgttcacatgactgtatatgtgttgctctgcattacaaagagtaaacttcttgttctttactgatcatctgcgtggcatattttctttctctatcaAGGCAGTGCATGGACTAGTTAAAAGCGTGAACTACAcgtgattttcattctgccacaaaaaaagttGAACAACTCTCGAGACAGAAAAAAAGAATCTTGCTTCTTCATCGCAGGAGGTAACCGCTCTGCTCCCATAAACACCTAATCTTTCCGAAAGCAAATAAATCCCACTCTTTAAAGCTGGAATGTATTGGTTGCTTCTATTATGCGGGATGCATGCAATATAAATACTTCAGTaagtgaaaataataatgatgcaaataataattatagtaacagtaatagcaataattttatttcttacctgcctctctttgtggctcgAGGCATCGCTAAAACCACATAACCATTATACAAAATACAAGAAACGGTATTTCAGCAAAAAATATATGTTAAAATACACAGAGCAAAGATTAAAAGGTTGTGGACACAAGACGCAAGTTTAAAAATCATGGTTAAAACTTGCTGCTAACCTTTCTGCGTGGCAAGGTCTTGGGCATAACCTCCTCTTCCACTGTCTCTGCATCTTTCTAAGGAGAAAAAAAGGTCACTTGCAGCAGGGAAATTGCACTTTGGGCACATCTACAATGCAGAATGAatactgtttgacaccactttgggcaCATGTACACtgcaggatgaatgcagtttgacaccattttggatccatctacactgcaggatgaatgcagcttgataccactttgggtgcatctgcactgcaggatgaatgcagcttgacaccgctttgggtgcatctacactgcaggatgaatgcagtttgacaccacttttggcacatctacactgcaggatgAATGCAGCATGGCACCACTTTGGGCGCATCTGCATtgcaggatgaatgcagtttgacaccactttgggcGCATCTGCATtgcaggatgaatgcagtttgacaccactttgggcGCATCTACACAAAttttgtaacacaatttttgtttctggattataaatgtcatttcctaattggttctctaATTAAAAcgtggaaaaggtttattaaactgcaagaaTCTTGTTTTGGCAGGAGAGACAtccagcagcacattttgctctagtttttcaatgaatatctcaatatctcacagtttgtggcagccataaaaatgaagtttctggagtggaacaatttctttcaaagtaagtacagcacaattaaacaggagtaACACTTTCAACTGGGAACAGAattcttttctaattttgttatatagtgttatctGGTagttgtagactcatataatccaattttttttttgtcgtgtcaggagcgacctgagaaactgcaagtcacttctggtgtgagagaactggctgtctgcaaggacgttgcccaggggacacccggatgatttgatgtgttatcatccttgtgggaggcttctctcatgtccccgcatgaggagctggagctgatggagggagctcatccgcctctccccgcattcgaacctgcgacctgtcagtcttcagtcctgctgtcacaagggtttaaccctctgcaaagcagataatctggactcgAAAACGGGATTATTTAACAGTGTTGATCCCTCCTCCGTCAAAAAGGTTTGCTTTTAAGGCTCGGTTTAGAAATGTTTTTCTCAAAGCCAGAACCTGCCCAAAATGTATCCTTTATCCCCCAGGAGAGCCCCCTTTACCTGGTCCAAGGGCAGCTCCACCTGCGTGTCCTCATCCTCCCCCACCTCCGGTGCATGGGCCATCTCCTTCCGCGCACCTTTCCTTTTGTAGACGCTTCTTCCTTCTAGAGGGAAAAACATCAATGCATAAAATACAGAGGGGTTTGAGCATTGGGCCATAGAGACCAGGGTGCAAATtccctgcttgaccatggaaaccacattctctcagcctcagaggaaggctgtAGTGAAGCTCTTCTGACCAGGAATAagatcagaaatgacctgaagacacacagcaaatCACTACAGCTGaaacaaattacaaaatacaaGGACTTACAAACTGAAATTCGACAACTATGGCAGAAGAGAACAACAGTGGTAGCAATAATGGTGGGTGCTCTTGGAGACATTCCAAGAAACCTTGAAAGCACCGGAAAAGCCTTAATTTGGACAGAACTTCAATCCACATACTGCAGAAGGCAGCACTTCTTAGAACTGCACATATTCTGCgaaaatacctctaatatcctagcCATTGGGAAGATCCTGATATTCAGGGacgaatcccagacacttggacctaaagtgcatgtgtgctgtgttgttatgtacttgTAAATATAttcaacaataatagcaataatgatgatgttatatatatttaaaataagaataattttatattaataataatgctgtatattaataataatgctttatattaataacaataatagtattgATTATGATGTTAtatgaaggagcccctggtggcgcagtgggttaaagcactgagctgctgagcttgttgatcaaaaggttgcaggttcgattccggggagcggcgtgagcttccgctgtcagccccagcttctgccaacctagcagttcgaaaacatgcaaatgtgagtagatcaataggtaccgctccggcgggaaggtaacggcgctccatgcagtcatgccggccacatgatcttggaggtgtctacggacaacgctggctcttcggcttagaaatggagatgagcaccaccctccagagtcagacatgactggacttaatgtcaggggactacctttacctttacctatgatgtTATATACATATTACTATTAATGTTTggcattaataataatgttttatattattaataataaaggtaataataataataataataataataataatgatgttttatactgtatttctttTCATCAAAGACCTCTTATGGTTGTACGCAGGTTCTCAGATTGATATATTGTATTCCACAGCATAGTTTCCCGTAATTCCTGAGAAATCCCcttattatcccccccccccccccccaaattcctacCTTGCTCCATGTTCTGACGTGGTTCCTGGCTGTGTTCTTCCTTCTGGGCTGCCTTGGCATGGAAGACCGATGCCTCCTTCTCCTGGGGTTTCCTGCCTGCTTTGTGCCCTGGGGCTGCAGCAGGGGGGCCAATGGGGGCCTTTTCAGCCTGCTCTGCTCCGGTGGACTGGACCAGCTGAGAGTCCTGGTTAAGAAAAGAACACACCTAAGAAAAACATAATTAAGAAAAGGCAAACGCAGGGGCAGGGAAATGGCCATTCCCTTCCATTACCTGCTGCGGTGGTTCAAGGAAGTCAGAGCCACTGGACCCTTCTTGGGAAAGCAAAAGGAGCTTGCCAATCTGGGAATAGAAAGACCATACTGGTGGGCAATCAAGCCATTAATCACCCGATGGCTGCAAGAAGCCATATGCAATTTgcgggttcatctacactgcataattaatgcattttgatactacttttactgccatggcttaatgctaaggGATCCTGGGGCTTATAGCCGGGTGGAGAACAGCACTGTAGGGTgcatccaaactgcattattattattattagaatcatagaatcaaagagttggaagagacctcatgggccatccagtccaactccctgccaagaagcaggaatattgcattcaaatcacccccgacagatggccatccagcctctgttgaaaagcttccaaagaaagagcctccaccacactacagggcagaaagttccactgctgaacggctctcacagtcaggaagttcttcctcatgttcagatggaatctcctctcttgtagtttgaagccattgtttaacgtcctagtgtattattattattattattattattattattatttaagtttCATACCCCAATTTCCTCTCTTAATCAAGACCCGATGCATCTTTAAATGCACATATGACTGGAGttcacaaatgtatttatttattatttatttatttgtgacatttatatgccgcccttctcaccccgaaggggactcagagcggcttacgagatatatacacacacacacaccccacacacacacaatacattataccatgagcacagtacaatatcagcgctatacatcactatattgtactatacaattatattataatattattagtaatattacatgtaataaaaatatataattataatatattattaataataatattatactgtattacattataatatttgttgctgttcattcgttcagtcgtctccgactcttcgtgacctcatggaccagcccacgccagagctccctgttggccgtcaccacccccagctccttcaaggtcagtccagtcacttcaaggatgccatccatccatcttgcccttggtcggcccctcttccttttaccttccactttccccagcatcattgtcttctcattataatattataaatattatatgtatatatattatattatattatattatattatattataaattagcacaggagacaaggtggaactgtcccctggcctcccctattttcccctattattattattattattattattattattattatatttataccccactttcctctcttagtcAAGACCCAAAACAGCTCACATTACAAGCAATGCATCTATAAATGTACTTACTGGAGTGCATTTAAAAGCAATGCATCTTTAAATGTATGTACTGGAgttcaaaaattattattaataataatcgttatttatatcccagcccattattattattattatatttatatttataccccattttcctCTCCTAAtcaagacccaaagcagctcacattaCAAGCAATGCCTCTTTTAACAATTATTTCAAACTACTGCCTATGTTCCTATAATCACCGAATATTAAAACGGGACAAATAATGAAAGATGCCCACTTACCCCTGGATTCTGGGTCCACCGTCGGTTATTGGGGAAGTTCCTATAAGCCCAGAAAGAGAACATTCACAGCAATTCACCAAAATACCCCATTTCACTACGGGCAATCTGGACAGGTAAGAGATCCCAAACCATTCAGAGAGTCCCATGCCATCCCACAATTGGGATCTGAAGTGGACTATGTCTTTCTTGCCTGTTTCTCTCAATTCAGTGGGATTAtagtatttactcgaatctaacgcTCACCTTTTTGGGCTAAATGACCTCaccaaaggagcccccagtggcgcaatggcttaaacccttgtgctggcaggactgaagaccgacaggtcggaggttagAATCTGgcgagagcatggatgagctccctctgttagctccaggtccccatgcggggacatgagagaagcctcccacaagaatgataaaacatcaaaacatccaggggtcccttgggcaacgtccttgcagatggccaattctctcacaccagaagcgacttgcaggttctcaagtcattcctgacacatacaccttgccaaaattaggcaTTCgcgtaatatggtaatcttagtgccgagccaaagcaaaaggggaagctgctttgGGAGCTCCTCTTAGTGGGGGGAGTTATCTCTAATTTATTGGCCATGGCTCCATACTATGCaatcctgaggtttgtagtttggtaagggatcagcatcctttggcagagaagctcaAGGCTTTGCAAATCTACAATCCCCAGGACTCcaaagcattgaaccaaggcaattaaactgcattcattttgcagcaTCAATGCCTCCcaagattttcttttccattgttggaagctttggtgttttaACACATGGCACATGAGACTCGAGTcaatacaagatttttttttacaccCATGAAGGACTACTCAAATGTTAAATGATTTCTcaggagtgtttttttttttagggcgGGGGGATTTGGATTGTTTGGGAGGGTTCTCAAATAAAGCTTCTGCACAGCCGGGTGTGACCCTCACATCACCTACCGGAAAGACTGGAGAACCATCTTGGGGGGCACCAGGAGCTCAAAGTAGGGCAGGTTCTTGTAGGGCTCCAGCCCCACGGCCACGTAGTAGTCCCCGCTGACTAGCTCCTTGCCGCCGGACACCAGCTCCCCGTTCAGCCGGTAGAGCCTGGAGGGTGGGAGGGAAAAGACAGTTGTTTGGGGgaaaagagccagactcaagggACTGTCTGCACTACATCGCTAGAGCGCTTTCAGGCCACATTAATTGAGTATTTCATGGAGAAATAGTGAAATAGAATTGACTATTGCATGGAGAAATAGTGCAATGGGATTGAGTATTTCATGGAGAAATGGTGAAATAGAATTGACTTGCATGGAGAAATAGTGAAATAAAATTGACTATTGTATGGAGAAATAGTGCAATGGGATTGAGTATTTCATGGAGAAATAGTGCAGTAGAATTGACTATTGAATGGAGAAATAGTGCAATGGAATTGAGTATTTCATGGAGAAATAGTGAAATAGAATTGACTATTGCATGGAGAAATAGTGCAATGGGATTGAGTATTTCATGGAGAAATAGTACAATAGAATTTACTATTGAATGGAGAAATAGTGCAATGGGATTGAGCATTTCATGGAGAAATAGTGCAATAGTATTGACTATTGCATTGAGAAATAGTGCAGTGGAATTGAGTATTTCATGGAGAAATAGTACAATAGAATTTACTATTGCATGGAGAAATAGTGCAATGGGATTGAGTATTTCATGGAGAAATAGTGAAATAGAATTGACTTGCATGGAGAAATAGTGAAATAGAATTGACTATTGCATGGAGAAATAGTGCAATGGGATTGAGTATTTCATGGAGAAATAGTACAATAGAATTGACTATTGAATGGAGAAATAGTGCAATGGGATTGAGCATTTCATGGAGAAATAGTGAAATAGAATTGACTATTGCATTGAGAAATAGTGCAGTGGAATTGAGTATTTCATGGAGAAATAGTACAATAGAATTTACTATTGCATGGAGAAATAGTGCAATGGGATTGAGTATTTCATGGAGAAATAGTACAATAGAATTTACTATTGCATGGAGAAATAGTGCAATGGGATTGAGTATTTCATGGAGAAATAGTGAAATAGAATTGATTTGCATGGAGAAATAGTGAAATAGAATTGACTATTGCATGGAGAAATAGTGCAATGGGATTGAGTATTTCATGGAGAAATAGTACAATAGAATTGACTATTGAATGGAGAAATAGTGCAATGGGATTGAGCATTTCATGGAGAAATAGTGAAATAGAATTGACTATTGTATGGAGAAATAGTGCAATGGGATTGAGTATTTAATGGAGAAATAGTGAAATAGAATTGACTTGCATGGAGAAATAGTGAAATAGAATTGACTATTGCATGGAGAAATAGTGCAATGGGATTGAGTATTTCATGGAGAAATAGTACAATAGAATTGACTATTGAATGGGGAAATAGTGCAATGGAATTGAGTATTTCATGGAGAAATAGTAAAACAGAATTGACTATTGCATTGAGAAATAGTGTAATGGAATTGAGTATTTCATGGTGAAATAGTGAAATAGAATTGACTATAGCATGGAGAAATAGTGCAATGGGATTGAGTATTTCATGGAGAAATAGTACAATAGAATTGACTATTGAATGGAGAAATAGTGCAATGGGATTGAGTATTTAATGGAGAAATAGTACAATAGAATTGACTATTTCATGGAGAAATATTGCAATGGAATTGAGTATTTCATGGAGAAATAGTTCAATAGAATGTGAAGATCTGTGCTATGGCAAGAAGCTTGTCAATTCCCTCTCTGGCCCATTCCCTGGACTGCTATCATTGAAAGGAACATCCAACAGAGCTCTCCAACAGGAGAGAACGTcagcaaactacacatcccaggaatccataacaGTCAATGTGAAAGCATAGTGCTATAACTCTGGAGTGGAGACACACTACGTTTAAACTGCATTTCAACACAAAGTACCATAAGCTCAAGCATTTCACTATTTCTCCATGCAATACTCAATCCTATTGCGCTATTTCTCCATACAACACTCAATTCTATTTCACTATTATTGCATAAATAGTCAATTCGGTTACACTATTTCTCCATGCAATAGTAAATTCTATTGCACTATTTCTCTATGCAATAGTCAATtccattagctggccctgattgtttcttgtctggaattcccctgttttttagcgttgtcctttatttactgctatgattttagagttttgttaaatactggtagccagattttgttcattttcatgttttcctcctttctgatgaaattgtccacatgcttgtggatttcaatggcttctctgtgtagcctgacatggtggttgtgagagtggtccagcatttctgtgttgtcagATAATATActgtttccaggttggttcatcaagtgctctgctatggctgacttccctggttgacaatcagggccagctaatcacctcccaacaaaggattcccccgggcagttagaagccagaccttgaaattgcttggccattaaatgctaatcaacgtggccaattgaaacattcacacccacctccaacagacaagagttctttctcccaccctggacattccacagatatataaacgccattttcctaatttccaacaggcctcacaacctctaaggatgcctgccataaatgcaggcgaaacgtcaggagcgaatgcttctggaacatgaccatattgcccgaaaaacctacaacaaccgagtaatacattttcccatgtttttatgatagaaccaattacactgttcaacggaggaAAAGTTtcaggcctgaaaatagttgttcttttatgattttggggtgctgaaaatgaaaatgacatttaaaaatgtatattggctctagtttttatgatataagcaatcacgtgatcacgtatggttgaaaaaaatgcatgttgcgacttacactatggaagattctagaatactctagaaagtttgatgacgcagtattagtgccgtgtgcaaaagccagaaagccctatataaggccagacttttgaacggtgagggtcagtcagttgaagactgagacagtatcgttaaacatcgttttacattgttctttttactgtagttatgcctcgcacgtgtgtaaataaagcactatggaaaaaaaatatcaaggtaaatggactccgtcaatgctgtcagactactgctggagcattgtaagagaccatcctttccttgaatacaaaagaaaagtcaagagaagcaaacaggatataaactaaagtcacgattaaagcgacatttaaactttcagacttttcaactgcattaggcctactaatatagtttcttgctgcacaaacataaacaatagactaattacataaatatttctcatgtataaactattggcaatataatttgactaaaatttagtaaatattcatggtttatatacatgcagtaaggttaggcgcattatcataatattaacgaattacctattgtggagaaaattgaaatagctgttgcataaaaaccagagccaattaacacatttaattattatatttgaattcagaatgttaaatttattaagaaacggcacatttcgtttccgtaactgagaaaaactgaaaatttgtagaacagtgttattaaatgacatttataacccaggaacaaaaagaaAACTGTTGTCTAGTGTTATTATTCCAGGCGAGAGGTGACCAGCACAGTAAAATAGGCtgcaatctgctttgaactctacAAATAGGTTTCTCATTCTGCACCTAGGCATTTAAACCGGCCCTATCATGCTGACTCTGTGGCCACGGTGGGAGAAACCT encodes:
- the DCDC2B gene encoding LOW QUALITY PROTEIN: doublecortin domain-containing protein 2B (The sequence of the model RefSeq protein was modified relative to this genomic sequence to represent the inferred CDS: deleted 2 bases in 1 codon), which translates into the protein METANICQTRAERGSEPSVSPIFANCGPKAMGSGRVALAPPAKNVVVYRNGDPFFQGRRLVVSQRRFLTFEAFLNEVTSIIQAPAAVRSIYTPRQGHRIDGLEVLQNGQHYVAGGFERFKRLDYLNPEMKPLNRKMKKDRTQDYPGISQRTSSLGQGRRPTSLPCIIHIFRNGDLLSPPFRLILSKSVLQDWNTVLELLSEKANLRSGAVRKLYRLNGELVSGGKELVSGDYYVAVGLEPYKNLPYFELLVPPKMVLQSFRNFPNNRRWTQNPGIGKLLLLSQEGSSGSDFLEPPQQVCSFLNQDSQLVQSTGAEQAEKAPIGPPAAAPGHKAGRKPQEKEASVFHAKAAQKEEHSQEPRQNMEQEGRSVYKRKGARKEMAHAPEVGEDEDTQVELPLDQKDAETVEEEVMPKTLPRRKAESTDKVQAVHPIRRSAGDTGQEVAQKYHFLPTWKKAAAPEK